A stretch of the Zeugodacus cucurbitae isolate PBARC_wt_2022May chromosome 6, idZeuCucr1.2, whole genome shotgun sequence genome encodes the following:
- the LOC105213470 gene encoding ribosomal RNA-processing protein 8 has translation MPKFFVPTSWENLSEAVKFRSKVSLSSSSTEAKVAQATSTTRKNNKGKKHTVDKDKTKDLINAKVNRSGLKSGKVHKGRIVKKNMSQTKVIITSGYTGSEPDDPLSSTKLKFKGMKKHSKSTPVVELLPPTKKAVQATRSILETKNFDTELVRPTSARDIGLKTFEDTLKQQLLGGRFRYINEQLYTMDSTDANEFFKSDTEAFNAYHAGYQQQVEKWPMNPLDRIIKMIKRLPKSLEIVDFGCGEGRLSTMLPNKVYSMDLVSTRNDIIACDMACTPLNDQSVDIAVYCLSLMGTNLKDYLLEANRVLRPNGLVIIAEIQSRFDDLRQFIRGLEACGFELLKKDINERLFYFFQFKKVRNVGKVALIPQFSLKPCLYRKR, from the exons ATGCCAAAATTTTTTGTACCTACATCATGGGAGAATCTATCAGAAGCAGTGAAATTCCGTTCAAAAGTATCTTTGAGCAGTAGTAGTACTGAAGCAAAAGTTGCCCAAGCTACATCGACCactagaaaaaataacaaaggcAAGAAACATACAGTAGATAAAGATAAGACAAAGGATTTGATTAATGCAAAAGTCAATAGAAGTGGATTGAAGTCGGGAAAAGTTCACAAAGGtcgaattgttaaaaaaaatatgtcacaGACTAAAGTCATAATTACGTCGGGATATACTGGTTCTGAACCAGATGATCCGCTATCGTCAACCAAACTAAAATTTAAGGGAATGAAAAAACATAGTAAAAGTACACCAGTTGTGGAATTATTGCCTCCTACTAAGAAAGCGGTACAAGCTACTAGATCAATCTTAGAAACAAAGAATTTTGATACAGAATTAGTTAGACCGACAAGTGCCCGGGACATTGGATTAAAAACTTTTGAAGACACTTTAAAGCAACAACTGTTGGGTGGGCGCTTTCGTTATATAAACGAACAGTTATATACCATGGATAGCACAGATgcaaatgaatttttcaaatcagaTACTGAGGCTTTTAATGCCTATCATGCCGGATACCAGCAGCAAGTGGAAAAATGGCCAATGAATCCACTTGATCgtataataaaaatgataaagcGGTTACCAAAATCGCTAGAAATTGTAGATTTCGGCTGCGGTGAAGGTCGTTTGTCTACGATGCTGCCAAATAAAGTATATTCAATGGATTTGGTGAGCACACGCAATGATATAATAGCATGTGACATGGCATGTACACCACTCAACGACCAGTCGGTAGATATAGCAGTTTATTGTCTATCATTAATGGGGACGAATTTAAAAGATTATTTGCTTGAAGCCAATCGTGTTTTACGTCCTAATGGTTTGGTAATAATTGCGGAGATTCAATCACGTTTCGATGATTTGCGTCAATTTATACGTGGATTAGAAGCTTGTGGATTCGAATTACTCAAAAAGGATATTAATGagcgtttgttttattttttccagtttAAAAAGGTACGAAATGTTGGAAAAGTGGCGTTAATACCACAATTTTCTCTTAAACCGTGTTTGTATCGGAAACG GTGA
- the LOC105213471 gene encoding neurogenic protein mastermind isoform X2, translating to MNIWQQKIVKRPADDVDNGSENFEPPHKLPNNNNNCNNNNGSENLTKFSVHIVQKLEFTTSAANSQPQQISTNVTVKALTNTSVKSESDVGGNGGSTGSGGCGGATAGPGGSSGGSNDPQGGGVSNNARGSAGSNGGPNAGGNGLGGNNSATGINNLMGHNNSHATQQQQKLNLGSLTNLVECKREPDQDFSDLAGLEKESGPNSNFPGFPDLMGDDIINDLQDFNPDLFSFDEKPLLDIKTEDGIKVEAPNAQDLINSLNVKSENAMADFNATFGSGGGGMNVGSTNNVPNVGNNGGMGGPMAGPPLGDPQTMNKMRQFLNGPDNGQMTSLAAQTLKQMAEQHQHKNAMGGMGGFPRPPMHQSQQGQLMGGGGPNSRYNEYGNFGGDFGMGPNGSQQQQHLPPQFQQKVSGNGSMAGSGPFVGMQQSFLDIKQELFYSSQNDFDLKRLQQQAQIHQQQQQHTQQHHPQPGQNTHGPNGPKMGPSGNSSSFSKPGQSQTQQQQYSPYSSPMGATGNQSPAGQSFMQGQNRGASGSGGVGMGNSCGNGGPPNMTAQHSQNSTQQRGGSQSGAPLNVNNGTGGMGGGPNVSGAPGSNNQNGSGSGINAGTGNTSSSQTGPNLHQQQQQQHQQSTTTTLQMKQTQQLHITQQGGAHGIQVSAGQHLHLSGDMKSNVSVAAQQGIQFFNHQQQTHGSAAQQQQQQSHNQQQHQNTPNAQQQQQSQQQPNQNLNHGNGASDGFTISQTQSLNFTQQHQQQHHQQQQQQAQQQQPTQQNQQMPSNMRQRQAQAQAQAQAAAAAAAAASAALAQVSSTNVGSPVVPNNNNNANNIPGGVGNLLGQQQKSSSVSGNVHGGPVPQNMNSIGGGGGDSIGSSAINNISGLSGNVSIGGANQIGATGTGLGGMMPSNSLSHLNSQNAPNAAPSAMMMGGTPNGGPPMNISQAKFLQQQQMMRAQAIQQQHMGGTRPPPPEYKASQAQLMQAQMMQQNVGSGARFPNAAAQAAAMRRMTQQPIPPSGPMMRPQHAMYMQHSGVGGSRSTMGTFSGPMGTQQRPPNVQVTPDGLPMGSQQEWRHMMISQQQHINFGAGPGGPMRQGTGTFSGGGFMSNAGGVGPMTGGGTGGMSGIPNHSMQLTPSQIQQQMMRQQQVQQQQQMLANPSGSGGPGSVQMQQMLQQHHQQQQGGPGNMMTQMQMSSLHMSQSQQQITMQQQQFVQQTTSTATAHQQHSQMMQLTQNMGSNAGTGGMVSGSVGVPSIGPSASTTVSLGSGTNNLGSNNNNMTGNNMVAATAAVAAQSTNTPTSSNTANAINQTINSVVASSNDLCLEFLDNLPVDSGNFSTQDLINSLDNDNFNLQDIL from the exons ATGAATATTTGG CAACAAAAGATCGTAAAACGACCAGCGGACGATGTGGACAATGGATCTGAAAACTTCGAGCCGCCACACAAACtgccaaataataataataactgtaacaataacaacggtTCTGAAAATCTAACGAAATTTTCTGTGCATATTGTGCAAAAATTGGAGTTCACCACTTCGGCGGCTAACTCACAACCGCAACAGATAAGCACGAATGTTACTGTTAAGGCGCTCACAAACACTTCCGTGAAAAGTGAGTCGGACGTCGGTGGGAACGGCGGCAGTACTGGTAGTGGTGGTTGTGGTGGAGCAACTGCTGGCCCCGGCGGTAGTTCCGGTGGGTCGAATGATCCGCAAGGTGGTGGAGTATCGAATAATGCTCGTGGTAGCGCTGGAAGCAATGGAGGACCTAATGCAGGAGGCAATGGATTGGGTGGTAATAATAGTGCAACCGGTATTAACAACTTAATGGGTCATAACAATTCACATGCAActcagcagcagcaaaaactTAATCTTGGTAGTCTAACGAATTTAGTGGAATGCAAACGTGAGCCAGACCAGGACTTTTCCGATCTGGCTGGATTGGAAAAAGAGAGTGGTCCTAATAGTAACTTTCCCGGGTTTCCTGATCTTATGGGTGACGACATCATAAATGATTTACAGGATTTCAATCCGGATTTATTCAGTTTTGATGAGAAGCCACTTTTAGATATCAAAACTGAGGATGGTATTAAGGTTGAAGCGCCAAATGCACAGGACCTCATTAATAGTCTTAATGTGAAATCAGAGAATGCGATGGCAGATTTTAACGCAACGTTTGGAAGTGGAGGTGGTGGTATGAATGTTGGTAGTACAAATAACGTACCTAACGTGGGTAATAATGGTGGTATGGGTGGTCCCATGGCTGGTCCTCCACTTGGCGATCCCCAAACCATGAACAAAATGCgacaatttttgaatggtcctgatAACGGGCAGATGACTTCGCTGGCTGCACAAACCCTAAAACAAATGGCAGAGCAACACCAGCATAAGAATGCTATGGGCGGCATGGGAGGTTTTCCACGGCCGCCAATGCACCAGTCACAACAAGGACAGTTAATGGGCGGAGGTGGGCCAAATAGTCGGTACAATGAATACGGCAATTTTGGGGGCGATTTCGGCATGGGACCCAATGGttcgcaacaacagcagcatttGCCACCTCAATTTCAGCAAAAAGTTTCTGGTAATGGATCTATGGCTGGTTCCGGTCCATTTGTTGGCATGCAACAGTCTTTTCTAGATATTAAGCAGGAGCTCTTCTATTCCTCACAAAATGATTTCGATCTCAAACGACTACAACAACAGGCTCAAAttcaccagcagcagcaacaacacacccAACAACATCATCCACAACCAGGACAAAACACGCATGGTCCAAATGGACCTAAAATGGGACCAAGTGGCAATTCTAGTAGTTTCTCGAAACCTGGACAGTCtcaaacacagcaacaacaatactcgCCATATAGCTCACCAATGGGAGCAACAGGCAATCAGAGCCCTGCCGGTCAGTCATTTATGCAAGGCCAGAACCGCGGTGCTTCAGGATCAGGTGGAGTCGGTATGGGAAATAGTTGTGGAAATGGTGGTCCACCTAACATGACGGCACAGCACTCGCAAAACAGTACGCAACAACGTGGAGGATCGCAAAGCGGCGCACCACTTAATGTTAACAATGGTACCGGCGGAATGGGTGGTGGTCCTAATGTAAGTGGAGCACCAGGTTCAAACAATCAAAATGGGTCTGGTAGTGGCATTAACGCGGGAACGGGCAATACCAGTAGTTCGCAGACTGGGCCGAACCtacatcaacagcaacagcaacagcatcagcagtcgacaacaacaacactgcaaaTGAAACAAACGCAGCAATTGCATATTACCCAACAAGGAGGAGCTCATGGGATACAG GTCTCAGCTGGTCAGCATCTTCACTTAAGTGGCGACATGAAGAGCAACGTATCAGTGGCAGCACAACAGGGCATACAATTCTTTAATCACCAGCAGCAGACTCATGGGTCAGCtgcacagcagcaacagcagcagtcacacaatcagcaacaacatcaaaatACTCCAaatgcacaacagcaacaacaatctcAACAGCAACCAAATCAAAATCTAAATCACGGAAACG GAGCATCAGACGGTTTCACCATTTCGCAAACACAGTCGTTGAATTTcacacaacaacatcaacagcaacatcatcaacagcagcagcagcaggcacaacaacaacaaccgacaCAGCAGAATCAACAAATGCCTTCCAATATGCGTCAAAGGCAGGCTCAAGCTCAAGCTCAGGCAcaagccgcagcagcagcagctgcagccgCATCTGCGGCCTTAGCTCAAGTTTCATCGACAAATGTTGGCTCACCTGTCGttccaaacaacaataacaatgcaaaTAATATACCTGGAGGTGTGGGCAATTTACTGGGGCAGCAGCAAAAGTCAAGCAGTGTGAGTGGTAATGTGCACGGTGGACCGGTTCCACAAAACATGAATTCGATAGGAGGTGGTGGAGGAGATTCAATTGGATCCAGTGCCATCAACAACATTTCGGGGCTGAGTGGCAACGTCAGCATTGGTGGCGCGAATCAAATTGGTGCTACTGGTACCGGCTTAGGAGGAATGATGCCAAGTAATTCCTTATCCCATCTAAATAGCCAAAATGCACCAAATGCAGCTCCATCAGCCATGATGATGGGCGGAACGCCCAATGGTGGGCCCCCAATGAATATTAGCCAAGCCAAAtttttgcaacagcaacaaatgatGCGTGCTCAAGctattcaacaacaacacatgggAGGAACGCGACCACCACCGCCCGAATACAAAGCATCCCAAGCTCAACTTATGCAAGCTCAAATGATGCAGCAGAACGTTGGCAGCGGGGCACGCTTTCCCAATGCTGCAGCTCAAGCAGCGGCAATGCGACGTATGACGCAACAACCTATACCGCCCTCAG GACCAATGATGCGCCCGCAGCATGCGATGTATATGCAACATTCAGGTGTCGGTGGTTCACGTTCAACCATGGGAACTTTTAGTGGTCCTATGGGAACACAACAACGTCCTCCTAACGTTCAAGTGACTCCGGATGGTTTGCCAATGGGTTCACAGCAGGAATGGCGCCACATGATGATATCGCAGCAACAACATATTAATTTTGGAGCAGGACCGGGCGGTCCAATGAGACAAGGAACTGGTACATTTTCCGGCG GAGGATTTATGTCAAATGCGGGGGGTGTCGGTCCAATGACTGGTGGTGGAACCGGCGGTATGAGTGGTATTCCAAATCACAGCATGCAATTGACGCCATCACAAATTCAGCAACAAATGATGCGGCAACAACaggtgcaacagcagcagcaaatgtTAGCGAACCCTAGTGGAAGTGGAGGACCAGGAAGCGTACAGATGCAACAAATGCTACAGCAacatcatcagcagcaacaaggCGGACCTGGTAACATGATGACTCAAATGCAAATGTCATCGTTGCACATGTCTCAgtcgcaacaacaaatcacaatGCAGCAACAGCAGTTCGTGCAACAAACCACGTCAACAGCAACCGCGCACCAACAGCATTCGCAAATGATGCAACTCACTCAGAACATGGGGAGTAACGCAGGTACCGGCGGAATGGTGAGCGGATCGGTAGGAGTACCTAGTATAGGGCCTAGTGCCAGTACCACCGTTTCACTTGGTTCGGGAACAAACAACCTTgggtcaaataataataatatgacagGTAATAACATGGTTGCAGCCACTGCAGCTGTGGCTGCTCAATCGACCAATACACCTACATCTTCCAATACTGCCAATGCCATAAATCAAACTATTAATTCAGTGGTAGCCAGCTCTAATGATTTATGTCTCGAATTCCTCGACAATTTGCCAGTGGACAGTGGCAACTTCTCCACCCAGGACCTAATCAATTCACTTGATAACGACAATTTCAATTTGCAAGATATTCTGTAA